A genomic stretch from Moraxella nasicaprae includes:
- the pssA gene encoding CDP-diacylglycerol--serine O-phosphatidyltransferase has translation MSDKKHLEAEQSHDGITFEVIEPSSDGGKLAVSSGVYLIPNLITTLSLFSGFYSILLSMNGEFYRAGLAIFVSAFLDGMDGRAARLLNAQSPFGEQYDSLADSLAFGLAPAILVYSFALQSLGRFGMACAFVYIACAAFRLARFNVQIGTVDKRYFIGLASPLAALLLACGVLVALKYADFINGMSVQLVWLFAVWTIVCGFLMVSNVKYYSFKEFDKQKVPFVVLLIAVLIFGIVLYDIPVGLLSIGVLYALSGIFSTLKAKK, from the coding sequence AGCGATGGTGGTAAACTTGCTGTCAGCTCAGGCGTCTATTTGATTCCCAATCTGATTACAACTTTATCATTGTTTTCAGGGTTTTATTCTATTTTGCTTAGCATGAATGGCGAGTTTTATCGAGCAGGCTTGGCGATTTTTGTGTCAGCATTTTTGGACGGCATGGACGGGCGAGCTGCCAGATTGCTCAATGCCCAAAGCCCTTTTGGTGAGCAATACGATAGCTTGGCGGACAGCTTGGCATTTGGTTTAGCACCTGCCATTTTGGTATATAGTTTTGCCTTACAGTCGCTTGGTCGATTTGGTATGGCGTGTGCTTTTGTTTATATTGCTTGTGCTGCTTTTCGCTTAGCAAGATTTAATGTGCAAATTGGCACAGTGGATAAAAGATATTTTATCGGTCTAGCAAGCCCTTTGGCGGCATTGCTGTTAGCGTGCGGTGTCTTGGTTGCCCTAAAATATGCTGACTTTATCAATGGCATGAGCGTTCAGTTGGTTTGGCTATTTGCAGTTTGGACGATTGTTTGTGGATTTTTGATGGTGAGTAATGTCAAATATTATTCATTTAAAGAATTTGATAAACAAAAAGTACCATTTGTGGTCTTATTGATTGCTGTGCTGATTTTTGGCATTGTGCTATATGATATTCCTGTGGGCTTGTTATCTATTGGTGTTTTATACGCTTTATCAGGTATTTTTAGCACACTAAAAGCCAAAAAATAA